One window of the Archangium primigenium genome contains the following:
- a CDS encoding superoxide dismutase family protein yields MKKLSLVPLFAAALALSACGTTKSASAGLESRSGSATTGQAEFEETSEGVKLTLNVSGATEGKRGAHIHQKGDCSAPDATSAGDHWNPASKDHGPADMNHHLGDLGNIQIGADGKGSLTVTKKEWKISDGSAEDIVGKAVIIHGGEDDLVSNPAGNSGGRVACGVITAK; encoded by the coding sequence ATGAAGAAGCTCTCTCTCGTCCCCCTGTTCGCCGCCGCGCTCGCCCTGTCCGCCTGTGGCACCACCAAGTCCGCCAGCGCGGGCCTGGAGAGCCGCAGTGGCAGCGCCACCACGGGTCAGGCCGAGTTCGAGGAGACCTCCGAGGGCGTGAAGCTCACGCTCAACGTGTCCGGAGCCACGGAGGGCAAGCGCGGCGCCCACATCCACCAGAAGGGCGACTGCAGCGCGCCGGACGCCACCAGCGCGGGTGACCACTGGAACCCCGCGTCCAAGGATCACGGCCCGGCGGACATGAACCACCACCTGGGCGACCTGGGCAACATCCAGATCGGCGCGGACGGCAAGGGCTCGCTGACCGTGACCAAGAAAGAGTGGAAGATCAGCGACGGCTCGGCCGAGGACATCGTGGGCAAGGCCGTCATCATCCACGGGGGCGAGGACGACCTGGTGAGCAACCCGGCCGGCAACTCCGGAGGCCGCGTGGCCTGCGGCGTCATCACGGCGAAGTAG
- a CDS encoding heme-degrading domain-containing protein encodes MPGHLDALLAEEAELQFDTLSHEDALALGLLLLERVRRERLPVVVDVTLAGLTVLRCALPGSRPDNLDWVRRKTNTVQRFWHSSLYMGRYYAAKGQSLTDKPHIDATEYVDHGGAFPLLLKGLGCVGSLAVSGLAQEEDHALVVSVLREWKARRPTSP; translated from the coding sequence GTGCCCGGACACCTGGATGCATTGCTGGCGGAAGAAGCCGAACTGCAGTTCGACACCCTGAGCCACGAGGACGCCCTCGCGCTGGGCCTGCTCTTGCTCGAGCGCGTGCGGCGCGAGCGCCTGCCCGTGGTGGTGGACGTGACGCTGGCGGGGCTCACCGTGCTGCGCTGCGCGCTGCCGGGCAGCCGTCCGGACAACCTGGACTGGGTGCGCCGCAAGACGAACACCGTCCAGCGCTTCTGGCACAGCTCCCTCTACATGGGCCGCTACTACGCGGCCAAGGGCCAGAGCCTCACCGACAAGCCCCACATCGACGCCACCGAGTACGTGGACCACGGCGGCGCGTTTCCCCTGCTGCTCAAGGGGCTCGGGTGCGTGGGCAGCCTCGCCGTGTCGGGGCTCGCGCAGGAGGAGGACCATGCCCTGGTCGTCTCCGTCCTGCGCGAGTGGAAGGCGCGCCGCCCTACTTCGCCGTGA
- a CDS encoding SPFH domain-containing protein → MGPTLFIVFAVAVVFAMVKGLRIVPQAKVMVVERLGKFHHVANSGLNILIPLFDAPRPMEMRVGNRFYRSHLVDMREQVMGFETVQVITHDNVTMEVGSVIYYQIVDPGRALYAVENLAMAIEQMTMTNLRNIMGGLTLDQTLTSRETVNSKLRAVLDEATEKWGVKVTRVELREIEPPAAIKDAMAKQMTAERERRAEVTKAEGDKAAAILSAEGEKISRILRAEAERDAEVARAEGRKRATLLDAEAKSEATRLVFEAIHAGGATPEVLALRYMETLQELGKGDNKMFIPYEATAVLGSVAALKEVFSQEKTATTPQKPAAAALSAQALSRAMAPPPSPVPVRNRPAFPPEE, encoded by the coding sequence ATGGGTCCCACGCTGTTCATCGTCTTCGCGGTCGCCGTGGTGTTCGCCATGGTCAAGGGACTGCGCATCGTGCCCCAGGCCAAGGTCATGGTCGTGGAGCGTCTGGGCAAGTTCCACCACGTGGCCAACAGCGGCCTGAACATCCTCATCCCGCTCTTCGACGCGCCCCGCCCCATGGAGATGCGCGTGGGCAACCGCTTCTACCGCAGCCACCTGGTGGACATGCGCGAGCAGGTCATGGGCTTCGAGACCGTGCAGGTCATCACCCACGACAACGTCACCATGGAGGTGGGCTCGGTCATCTACTACCAGATCGTGGATCCGGGCCGCGCGCTCTACGCCGTGGAGAACCTGGCCATGGCCATCGAGCAGATGACCATGACGAACCTGCGCAACATCATGGGCGGGCTCACCCTGGACCAGACGCTCACCAGCCGCGAGACGGTCAACAGCAAGCTGCGCGCGGTGCTGGACGAGGCCACCGAGAAGTGGGGCGTGAAGGTGACGCGCGTGGAGCTGCGCGAGATCGAGCCCCCCGCCGCCATCAAGGATGCCATGGCCAAGCAGATGACCGCCGAGCGCGAGCGCCGCGCCGAGGTCACCAAGGCCGAGGGTGACAAGGCCGCCGCCATCCTCTCCGCCGAGGGCGAGAAGATCTCCCGCATCCTCCGGGCCGAGGCCGAGCGCGACGCGGAGGTCGCCCGCGCCGAGGGCCGCAAGCGCGCCACCCTGCTGGACGCCGAGGCCAAGTCCGAGGCCACCCGGCTCGTCTTCGAGGCCATCCACGCCGGCGGCGCCACGCCCGAGGTGCTCGCGCTGCGCTACATGGAGACGCTCCAGGAGCTGGGCAAGGGCGACAACAAGATGTTCATCCCCTACGAGGCCACGGCCGTGCTGGGCAGCGTCGCCGCGCTCAAGGAGGTCTTCTCCCAGGAGAAGACCGCCACCACGCCCCAGAAGCCCGCCGCCGCCGCCCTGAGCGCCCAGGCCCTCTCGCGCGCCATGGCCCCGCCGCCCTCGCCCGTGCCCGTGCGCAACCGGCCCGCTTTTCCGCCCGAGGAGTAG